In Pelodictyon luteolum DSM 273, the genomic stretch CTTCAACCGCTCTTCCGCATGCCGTGAGCCAACGACAGGACTGCCTCCATGATTGAGAGGCTCGAGCTATTCCCGCATCGGTACGTGTTGATTTGATTCGAGGGGGGGCGGGTAGGTGGCATCTGCCCGGCTGAACAGAACCTTTCTGCCGATACGTCCCCTCCATCTCTTTTCATCGACACTGGCTGAACACGAACGGACCAGTTCGCCGCAGGCTCACGATGCTATGACCGCAGGAGCTTTGCGGCTGCCGTCATGTTCCAATGGGAGTGGATCCATGCAGATGACACGCTCAATGCTGTTGACAGAACTGCTCGTTGTGCTGCAGTGCGGGGGTCAGTTGTTCGAGAATAAAAGGCCGGTAGGGGAGTCAGGAGGGCCCTGTTCCGGCTGGGTGGCGTTGCTGCTGCTGTCGAGCCCCGCTTCCAGGTTTCTGTGCCGTGCATGGCTTGCCTTCGAAATGGCAAGTTTCCTGCCTGCTTCATGCCGGGTTTTGTCGTCCAGATGTTCCATCTTTGAAATATGCTCGAGCAGGGTGTCACGGATGTGACGGTTTTCCTTCCCTTCAGTCCTCTCCACGACCCAGGTCTTCACCTTGGGACGGTGGCCCCATACCCGCATGATTTCGACGAGTGCATCGCGACGTACCCTCTCATGTGCGTCGAACAAGGCTCTTCTCATCAGCCATATGAGAGTACCGCCCATCACCTCATCCGAGAGGGAGATTTCCTGTTCCGCCAGTTGCCGCACGAACGCTTCACACTTGAACTCGCTGCGCTGAGCCATCCATTCCAGCATTGCGGGGTCCCGGCTCCAGCTGCGTGCCAGGTCGCGGACAGCGTCCCGCCTCCCGCTGTCTGCAGGTTTCTCCTCGGCCATTTTCGTAAACAGCTCCTGTATGTCCAGTCCCATAATTATCTCCGGTCTTGTGTTAACGGGTTCTGGATACAATATGCATCAGCATATGGGACAAAGACTGTCCAACCCGCACTCAGGCACTGTTTCTTTTCTGTGAATCGTCGATTGCCTCGATCGCCCGCCGGCGGAACCCGAGCGGATCGGTGACACGGGGTATCGGTGTGACGCCGCCACCGGTGCCGTTGATGTTCAGGGTCCCGAACCCGAGCATGCGGCCGAGTACGCTCTGGTCCACATGGAAGCTCTCAACCTTGCTGTGGTTGAGCTCGATGGTGCTCCGGCGTATGAATCCAAACTTTGCGATCACCCGTTTCGAAGTGATTGCCAGTTCTGTAGACTGCCTGCGGACGAGGGCCGCAATGCCGTACCAGATGGCGGGAAGGAGCAACAGCTGACCGATGGATATGGGAACCTTCGCCGTATCCGGCCTGCCGTCCGTATGCAGGACAAGGGCGTAGATCAACAGTCCCGCTGCGGCTGCTGCGAACGCAATGGCCCTGGAGAAAATAATCCAGTGCAGGCGACCGGTGGCATACAGGACTTCGCCTTCCAGCATGTTGTTGTCGACATATCCCATGGGGGTCTCCGAGGTTGAGTGAATGCATGCTTCCTGCACCCTATGCTCTTCAGCGGTCGGTGGAATTCCACGGCATTAGACCGCTATTGTCCTATGCCCCGATCTACCTTGGTGTAGAATGAGGGCTGAGGTATGAGGATGTAGAAGAAAGATAGCAGATTACTCTCTAATGACAGCGGATTAACCTACATTCTTTTTGTTCCTCCGCACCCTTCATCAACATGCATTGCAACTCGGGTCAGCCTGTTCAAGATCCTGGCCCTTGTCGCCCTCACCCGGAGGAACGGCATGCTGGTGACCCATTACGATGCAATCGCCGCTCTTGCGCTTGAGGGCAAATACTATGACTCGATAAGGCAAGAAAATGAAGAATGGTACGATGAAAGAGACTGAGGGTCTTGTAGCCCGTGCACAGGGCTGCCTGCTCGGCCAGCTTACGGGAGATGCCCTCGGTGCCCTCGCGGAGTTTGCGGGCCCCAGGGAGCTCCTGCAGCACTATCCGAACGGGCTGAGGGAGATTGTTGACGGAGGGGCATACAATACCATTGCCGGCCAGCCTACCGACGACTCTGAAATGGCCCTTGTGCTTGCCGCTACGCTTGCCGGCCGGAAAACCTACAGCGAGGAGCATGCCATGGCGGCTTACCGCTGGTGGTGGGAGTCGGAGCCGTTCGATTACGGCCGGACCATCATGAGCGCCATGCTGAACATGCACGACCATGAAAGCCAGGCCAACGGGGCGTTGATGCGCATCAGTCCGCTCGGCATCTTCTGCTCCCGCCATTCGCTCGCTGATGCGGCCCGCTGGGCAAAGGATGACGCGGCCCTTACCCACCCGCATCCGATCGTTGGTCAGGCAAATGCCCTGTTCGTCATGGCCATAGCACACGCGGTGAAGAAAGGTCCTGCTCCCGCAAAGCTTTATCGCGAACTGCTCGGCTGGATGGACACTATGGATATTGACCCGAAACTTGCTTCCGCTGTCCGGAACGCAGCCGCAGCGCCACCGGAAAACTATGGTCACCCTGTAGAGGGATGGGTGCTTGTTGCACTGCAGAACGCGTTCTACCAGCTTCTGCATGCCGAAAGCCTTGAGGAGGGTGTTGTCGATACCCTCATGCAGGGAGGTGACACCGATACCAACGCGGCAGTATGCGGGGCTCTTCTCGGTGCGGTTTACGGCATAGATGCAATCCCGGAACAGTGGAAAGCGGCGGTACTCAACTGCCGGCCGGAAGCGGGCATGCCCGGCGTGCACCACCCACGGCCGAAAGAGCTGTGGCCTCAGGGTGCGCTTGAACTGGCTGAGGGGCTGGTTACGGTGAAGAGGGGCAGAGTGGATACGATGGTGGTGCAATGACTGGCTCAATAACGGGGCTCAATAACGGGGCTCAATCGGCACTGTTACCGGCGTTGACGGTTCATCCCGCCGGAATAACTGTTCAATTCTTCATGATCGGTGGAGGTCGCTATGCTCCAGAAGGAGCTGCAGAAGCTGGTGGCCGCTATCACGCTGGAGGATGATGCGCAGCTGGAGGAGATCAATGGGGAGATTGATGGGAATCAGCCAATTTAACCTGCTGGCAGGACGAGAATGGAGAATTACTTGACAGGGCTTAGCTTGCATGCCATATTACCCTATGGAATACAGAATAGGTTATTACAACAGTTCGGTTGAGGCCGGGATTGACAATTGGCCTACTGGTGTGTATGCCAGTTTTATCAAGATCACCCAAATGATGAAGTCTGCGGGCCCCAATCTTGGAATGCCCTATACCCGGCCATGAGGAAGCGGGTTGTTTGAAATCAGGGCGCGAGGGCCAGAAGGCATTGGTCGGGCATTCTTTTGTTCAATGATTAACCGCGAGGTGATCATTCTTCACGAAATCATCAAAAAGACCCAAAAGACGCCACCGCAGGACATCCTGTTTGCAAGAAAACGACAAAAGGAGATAAAATGATGAGCACTGACGATACATATGAACCGGTATTCTTTGATCCCGGCGAGGTCGCTGCTAAAAAGTGTGCCACCGATCCGGAATTCAAGGTAGCCTACGATGCCCTTGAAGATGAGTTCGCTGCATTAGCCGCACTCCTTGATGCCAGGGTACATGCAGGGCTTACTCAGGCTGAGGTGGCCTCACGGATGGGCGTGTCTCAGCCGGTGCTGGCACGCATTGAATCAAGCCTTGGAAAGAAGGATCATTCGCCCTCTCTTCATACGTTGAGGCGATATGCTCATGCGTGCGGAATGAAACTGGTGATTCAAATGGTGGAACCAAATAAAAATAAAGCAGTTAACACTTGACTGTCCGGCCATAACCCCGCCTGTCCTATCCCGCCCGGACAATGGCTCATTTTCCAGTCGATGGTGTTCCTCCAGGGGTTCGGTGACAAGGCGCCACCAGTTCTGCAGCAACCATCCCGCCAGGTCATATGCCGAACAGCGAGGGTTTTTTTCAGTTTTCCCGCAAACATCGGCTCTAAGCCCTGCAGCGTAGAGCTTTTCGGCAACCACTTTTATTGGGGCGCCGTCAGCAGCAGAATAGCTTTCGTGTTATCAGAGAGATGTTGCATCATGTCTGCTTACCGCTGGTGGTGGGGGTCGGAGCCGTTCGTTTACGGCAGGACCATGATGAGCGCCATGCTGAACATGCACGACCATGAAAGCCAGGCCAACGGGGCGTTGATGCGCATCAGTCCGCTCGGCATCTTCTGCTCCCGCCATTCGCTCGCTGATGCGGCCCGCTGGGCAAAAGATGACGCGGCCCTTACCCACCCGCATCCGAAGGTTGGTCAGGCAAATGCCCTGTACGCCGAAAGCCTTGAGGAGGGCGTTGTCGATACCCTCATGCAGGGAGGTGACACCGATACCAACGCGGCAGTATGCGGGGCTCTTCTCGGTGCGGTTTACGGCATAGATGCAATACCGGAACAGTGGAAAGCGGCGGTACTCAACTGCCGGCCGGAAGCGGGCACGCCCGGCGTGCACCACCCACGGCTGAAAGAGCTGTGGCCTCTGGGTGCGCTTGAACTGGCTGAGGGGCTGGTTACGGTGAAGATGAAAGCTGTGGCTGTGGTTTCTTGAGCATAGGGACGTTCGCTATCTTCATAAGATGGGGGGGGAATTGTTATGGATAAGGAATTACAGGGCTCGTCATCAAGCTCTTCCATCAGTTATGGTGACAGGGTTGGGGGCGGGATTGTTTTCTATCTCGATGAGAGCCGTCGGCATGGTCTTGTTGCCGCACTGGTGGACAGCAGCGTGGACGTTCCTGACCGTTGGGATAAACGTCACTCTGTTGGCCAGTATCGCTGGAGTACGGGACAGCGTATGGTGAAGAATGAAACGGATTATGCGTGGCGGCAGCTCAATGCAGCAGACGTCGGGATGGGTCAAGGTGCAGAAAATACACGGAAGATTCTGTTGAAGTATCCTCCCGGGAGTTTTCGGGGATCTGCCGCAGCAATAGCAGCGGCTTATCGTGGCGGCGGTTTTTGTGACTGGTTTCTGCCAAGCCGGGAAGAGCTGAACGAGCTTTTCCTTAACAGGTCCTTTGCTGGTGGTTTTGCTGCAACCGGTTATTGGAGTTCCTCAGAAAGCAGTGCAATGTGTGCCTGGTATCAGAACTTCAAGAGCGGAGTGCAGTACAATACTTTCGGGAAGGATAATCTCAAGCGGGTCAGGGCTGTCAGGGCGTTTTGATGAAAAACCCGTTACGTATGCATGTACTGCACCAGAGGCAGACGTCAGGGTTCATGGCCTGCGATTGGTTGGCCGAGGATTATGCGGCCCAAAGCGTGTATCTGAAAGGGACGGAACAGGGTGAACTCAAATGGCGGGACAGGGTTCTGATTGATGAGCGGGAGCCTCCTGTGGTGCCTTGAACATGGCAGTTGAGGGGAGCTTCTCCCCTGATACCCCCGAAGTAACCGAACAAGTAGGGCAAGTAGCAGGATATGTTTGACGGGGTTGGGGTTTCGGGATATGGAGCAGTGCTCCGTCAGTTCGTCCATATTCAGCGGTTACCGGTTGTCACTGTTTTAGCTGGATAAAATCTTCAGTACCCCTGCCTGCGGCGGGGGTCTTTATTCCGAAGGGAGCGGCCGATTATTTTGAGGGTGGGAGCCGGAACAGCCATGGCTGGTTCTGGATCCCTGAAAAGCTATAACTCGACAGTGTCCGATCGGTCCAGTATGCCTTTATTGATCAGCGTGGATTCTATAAGGAGAGGGGAAACATTGAAATAGCCTGCAGCGTCTTCTATTTTCTCATTGCTGAAATCGTTGTCTATAAAGTCGAAGAGCTGAATGGCAGGGCATAAAAATGCCTGGGCGAATGCCCGTTGAAATTTCTGTCGTGCGGTCCTTGTCGTTGTGACTGGCAGCAGTCGATCAAGGCCTGGTGAGTAGAGTTGATCGGCAACGACTCTGAGCAGTGCAAACCGGCGGTTTGTCTCGTATGGAGAGCTGAGGGCTGCATCGATCCGGTCAGCATGACCATTGCGGAAACCGATACTGACCGGGGTTTTCTGGCTGGATCCGTTCAAAGCGCCTTTCCTCATTGAAAACAGATCCGTCAGGTGATGGTTGCTCAGGGGTATCTCGGCAAGTGACCAGTGCTGTTTGGCACATTCAGCGGCTTTCTCTGCCCGTTCCCATGGCAGCAATGCAGGGTCGATGAGGGCGGTTGCCTTTCTCAGAATATCAGTGTCCGGAATGGTTACGGGAGTGGCTATGGCATGGGCTTCTTTTGTCACCCATTGCATCAGTGGACTGATTTCAGGTCCGGCAAATGCAAGCAGCTCATTGATTGCTGCATTTCCTTGAGTCCCGGACATGGTTCGTACTTCATTGACCAGTTCCTCAGGTGCCGACTCTGGATCAAAGCCAAGAAGCGCCTCGATTTCACGCCAGCGCGTGATCTCCGGGTCCGCTTGTTCCTGCTGAAGGTCATGGCGGAGATCGTGAAGGAGGCTTGAGCGTAAACCGGTCTCCTGCAGTCTGGCTATGACTGCATCGGCAAAAGCAAGTACTTCTGTCTTGAATGTATCGACAGGCAATACCCCGTGGATTTCGTTGAGGTACCGCACCATCGCTTTGCTGATACGGGAGGTAGGGTGAGACTGGACACTCATTTCAAGACCGTCGCTTGAGAAGCAGATGTCCGGCCATAAAAACCCCTGTCCTATACCGCCCAGGCAATGGCTCATTTTCCAGTCGATGGTGTTCCTCTCGGGTTCGGTGACAAGGCGCCACCAGTTCTGCAGCAACCATACCGCCAGGTCATATGCCGAACAGCGCATCGATGACCTGACGGTTCTGGAGGTAATGTCTTCAAGTTCAGTGAGGATCTGCTTGTCAACGGCAATGCTCAGAGCCGCGAAGGTATATCGTTCCGGCCCTTCAGCTGACGGGCGGTCAAGCCACTCGAAATCGATGGCAAAGGGTCTATCCATTGGTGTTATCCCATCGTTCTACTACAGCTTTTGCAAAGTGATCAGTTGAGGGCATAGGGTAACCATGGTATGTTCCCCTTCCTGCATTTTCGAGTTGCGCTTCAACCGCTATCCCGTCTTCAGTAACCGCCCAGATGTTTTGCGGAAATCCCTGACGCCAGTTCTGGCTTATCATGCCTCGCTTTACTCCATCAAGGAGTAAGCGTTCAGCTTCTGCTTTTTTGAAAATGCCGACTTCATCACAGAGTGACTTGTCGGGCCTTGGCTGGGATGGAGGCATCAGCCCGAAATCTCCGGGATTTCTTTTGTGTTCCGGATTCCCTCCGTAACTGATGCGGCTTACAATCATGTCAAGAGCATCATGATCCAGTGGATCCATAAAGCGCCGCTTGTCATCACTCGCTGTAACGGATAGCATACTCATCAATTCAATATAACATTGAACGATGCATTCAATAAATATCCGGGATAGAACTCTTTTTCAATCGCTGTTAGGCGGGGGCGCTTGGTTTTGCTTTTGCCATGATGGCCTGCATCCTGCAGGCGATAGGGGTGGATGGTCCCGAGCGGCGCGACCGAACCACCGCAGCATCCGAGGTGCCGGCGCGACGTGCTGCCGATCGTCGGGGATTGAGGAGATGACTGGCTCGATGTTTGGTTGTGCTCAGCATTTGGTTTCTGACATGCTGGGTCACTGTTCGATCAGGATGACTGAGGTCTATGCGAAGATCAAGATCGATGCACCGGTCGAACCACCAGAACTTCTGAGGCGGGTGACGTGAGTGAGTGTGTCACCTGGCTCTGTGGTATAGAAGGCGGTTTACGCTTGATTCTTGGAGGATGAACGGGACTGATTATGTCGGGGCGGTGAGCCTGGGGGTGTCGATTACGACATCATAATTCCAATTCGCTATGGGAACCAAGCCGTACCAGTTCAAGGGTGGCTTCTTCAGGTTTTCGGTAGAGCAGGATGAGGTCCGGCTTGACATGGCAATCCCGACAATCCTCCCACTGCCCGTTGAGCGGATGGTCAACCACGTTTTTCGGTAATGTCCCATTCTCAACCAGAATTTCGAGGATGGGTTTCAGAATGGTATCGAGTTTTTTACTTTGCTGCCCACTCTTTTCTCTTTTGTAGGGACTTGAATTTGCTGGTGTATTTAATCGTCCGCATTGAGATCTTTGAAGAGTTCATCAACGGACCCTGCAGTCTTCAATTTTCTGCTTCGAGCGGCTTTAATGGCCCTGATAGTTTCGTTATTCGGTACGAGCGGATTGAACGGCAGCGCCTTTTCTGCGATGATCTTTTTCATCAGTAATCTGAGGGCATCGGAAATCGATAAGCCCATTGCGGCCAGAATGGCGCTCGCTTCATCCTTTGTTTCCGAATCTATTCGTGCTCTTACAACAGTATTTGCGATCATGGTGTGTCGTAGTCTTGTTGTTGATTGGTCATGTAGCCACAATGTGGCACGCTTACAGTCAAAATCCTGATTTCCTTATTAAGGAGTGAGGCTATCTTGACTCCCTCCTGACCCTATCCGGCATGAAAGAATTCATCTGGTATCCAGGGCGTTCATCGGCTAATCCACAGTCTCATTGCCCTTGCCTTTTGCCCACCTGAGTGCGGAGGACTGTGAGTTGCGTCGCAGGCTCCGATTCCACGGCCGTATATTGCTTGATAATGAAAAACCCTCGTGGTTCAGGCGAGGGTTGTGAATGCGCATTTCCGAAACATCCTCTCATGCCGGTTCACAACATGAGGGTTCTGCATGTTATTCAGGCTTCAGCGGACTTCTTCGGTTCAAGTTTAATGATCAGGTCACACCCAACGGCTTCAGCATATTTCCTGAGTGTGGTTATGGAAGGGGTGTGTTTGCCGCACGCTTCAAGCCGTGAGATGGCACTTTTGGTCGTGCCGATCTTGCTGGCAACCGCGTCCTGTGTCATGCCGGAACGCTTGCGTGCTGCCAGTAACTCTCTGATCAGGGTGTACTTCGGTTCAAGGGCATCATAGCCTTCCTTGAACTCCTTGCTTTCCATAGCGTTACGCAGGAATTCCTGATGGTCGTGCTTTATAGGCTGATAGGTAAGGTCATCCATGGGTTATCTCCTTCATTCGCTTACGTGCGATCAGTAGTTCTTTTTTGGGTGTTGACTGTGTTTTTTTGATGAACGCATGTAAAATCACGATCCTTTTGCCCTGCATAAAACAGAAAAAAGCCCTTCCGATTCCTGCTTTCCCCTTTGGGCGAATTTCAAATAGACCGTTGCCCATCGCCTTGGAGTGGGGCATCCTGAGGTCTGGTCCGTAATCCATCAGCAACTCAATGAGGCGAGCATAATCGATCTTGATGGATTCTGGCCAGGCCTCAATGTCTTTCAGGATGCGAGGATGGAAGTATTCGATCTCATGGCTCATGGCACAAGTTAGCAACTATGTAAACCATCTGAAAGGTTTTTTTCTGGTAAACGTTCAATAATCCTACCCGCCATCGCTTTCAACATTACCGCAGCCATGGATGTGGAGGTGTTTCAGGACAGGGACTGAGCCCCCGCAGCACCCGCGTTGCCGGTGCGACCTTATGGTTTTGGTCGGTGACAATGGATGCGAGTGAATTAAATCCCCCAGGTTTTCATGTCCAGCGTCACCCCATCATTAGCAGTTCATGTGACTGTTTCGCCGTAACTAAGGCGCGGGTAGCCACATCTTGGTGCCAGCTATTCACTTGACTGTCCGGCCATAACCCCGCCTGTCCTATCCCGCCCGGACAATGGCTCATCTTCCAGTCGGTGGTGTTCCTCCAGGGGTTCGGTGACAAGGCGCCACCAGTTCTGCAGGAACCATACCTCCAGGTCATATGCCGAACAGTGCGGTTTTTTTTCATCGGTGAGTCATCTCTTGTAAGCTGTCAGTGTGAGCCGATGTATCTATGGTGACATGTCGCGTTTTATTTGTGTTCTTGTGTGTTGTTTCCGTAACCATCCAATAATGGTTGTGGATATTGAATGGGCCGCTAAGATTTCAATAGCCTGTATCAGCTCATCATAAGTCCGCCATTGACGACTCCCTCATGCGTGTGGGGAAGACCATCAATTTCCTGACAGCAGGGAATTGATCTGAGAAACACCCCCACGCCTGTGGGGGCGATTGCTCTATAGCATCACAATTTGTGATCTTATCAGAAACCCCCACGCATGTGAGACGACTTTGTTCCGGTAAGCGGTATCCAGTATATCAACACTACTCATTCGGTAGCCTGTATTAGCTCATCATAAGTCCGCCATTGACTTCCGTCACATGCGGGCATTCTGCCCGCATTGCAGCAGCGTAGAGTTTTTCGGCAACCTCTTTTATCGGCATGCCCTCAGGTACCCCCAGGGTAACGGCCACGATGTCGTCGCAGCGGTCATTCTGAGCCTCTTCGAGGGTACGGTCCCATAGTGCCTGTGCCTGGTCGTCGTTCAGCCGCCCCTCCTCCACATCCTCTTCAGTCACATCGTCCAGCATGGTGTTGCGTGAAACTGTTTTCATCGCCCAACTTCCCGGAGCATACTCCTGGATGTAATAGGAGATATAGCCATTATGATACATGCCCTCCCTCCAGTATCCCTCAA encodes the following:
- a CDS encoding PH domain-containing protein translates to MGYVDNNMLEGEVLYATGRLHWIIFSRAIAFAAAAAGLLIYALVLHTDGRPDTAKVPISIGQLLLLPAIWYGIAALVRRQSTELAITSKRVIAKFGFIRRSTIELNHSKVESFHVDQSVLGRMLGFGTLNINGTGGGVTPIPRVTDPLGFRRRAIEAIDDSQKRNSA
- a CDS encoding ADP-ribosylglycohydrolase family protein translates to MKETEGLVARAQGCLLGQLTGDALGALAEFAGPRELLQHYPNGLREIVDGGAYNTIAGQPTDDSEMALVLAATLAGRKTYSEEHAMAAYRWWWESEPFDYGRTIMSAMLNMHDHESQANGALMRISPLGIFCSRHSLADAARWAKDDAALTHPHPIVGQANALFVMAIAHAVKKGPAPAKLYRELLGWMDTMDIDPKLASAVRNAAAAPPENYGHPVEGWVLVALQNAFYQLLHAESLEEGVVDTLMQGGDTDTNAAVCGALLGAVYGIDAIPEQWKAAVLNCRPEAGMPGVHHPRPKELWPQGALELAEGLVTVKRGRVDTMVVQ
- a CDS encoding type II toxin-antitoxin system RelE/ParE family toxin → MFEIRARGPEGIGRAFFCSMINREVIILHEIIKKTQKTPPQDILFARKRQKEIK
- a CDS encoding helix-turn-helix domain-containing protein, with protein sequence MMSTDDTYEPVFFDPGEVAAKKCATDPEFKVAYDALEDEFAALAALLDARVHAGLTQAEVASRMGVSQPVLARIESSLGKKDHSPSLHTLRRYAHACGMKLVIQMVEPNKNKAVNT
- a CDS encoding ADP-ribosylglycohydrolase family protein → MSAYRWWWGSEPFVYGRTMMSAMLNMHDHESQANGALMRISPLGIFCSRHSLADAARWAKDDAALTHPHPKVGQANALYAESLEEGVVDTLMQGGDTDTNAAVCGALLGAVYGIDAIPEQWKAAVLNCRPEAGTPGVHHPRLKELWPLGALELAEGLVTVKMKAVAVVS
- a CDS encoding DUF1566 domain-containing protein, which encodes MDKELQGSSSSSSISYGDRVGGGIVFYLDESRRHGLVAALVDSSVDVPDRWDKRHSVGQYRWSTGQRMVKNETDYAWRQLNAADVGMGQGAENTRKILLKYPPGSFRGSAAAIAAAYRGGGFCDWFLPSREELNELFLNRSFAGGFAATGYWSSSESSAMCAWYQNFKSGVQYNTFGKDNLKRVRAVRAF
- a CDS encoding type II toxin-antitoxin system RelB/DinJ family antitoxin — its product is MIANTVVRARIDSETKDEASAILAAMGLSISDALRLLMKKIIAEKALPFNPLVPNNETIRAIKAARSRKLKTAGSVDELFKDLNADD
- a CDS encoding helix-turn-helix transcriptional regulator; this encodes MDDLTYQPIKHDHQEFLRNAMESKEFKEGYDALEPKYTLIRELLAARKRSGMTQDAVASKIGTTKSAISRLEACGKHTPSITTLRKYAEAVGCDLIIKLEPKKSAEA
- a CDS encoding type II toxin-antitoxin system RelE/ParE family toxin — encoded protein: MSHEIEYFHPRILKDIEAWPESIKIDYARLIELLMDYGPDLRMPHSKAMGNGLFEIRPKGKAGIGRAFFCFMQGKRIVILHAFIKKTQSTPKKELLIARKRMKEITHG